The window ttaaaggccatatagATTTCAACAATGTGATAGATACGTCAAAACTTCCTATTTTGTGCATCTCATGATCTACCTCCATGGTGAATCGCTATCTAAGGTGGCATGATTGCCAGAACCTTGGATTTCAAATCAATGGCTCTTTGTGGAAGGGTGAGGATGCGAGTGGAGTTCCACTCCAGTAGTAACCGATACCTTGGTAAACAGCAGATTTCCAGTAGTATCCTGTTAAAGTCTGAAGATGTCATTGGAGTTCCAATGGTAACCAGTAGAGTTCCATTGGTAACTGATGGGTTCTGGTGACCTCTTGGAGACATATTTGATTTCTAGTGACTGGTAGGCTATCCCTGCCTGGGAGAGCTGTGGAATGCCAGTGGGGTTCCAGTGGCAACCAGTGAACTTCCGTTTGTAGCCCACTTCTCTCCAGTGGTGTCCAGTGGAAGGTCGCTCTAGCAGGTGATCAGAAGATGGAGAGGGCTTAATTATGACAGTCAATCGAATTATGCTCTAATCATGGTGTATGAAGACTTTATATGTCTCACATTACGAATCACTTTATTTTCAGTTCCAACACCCAGTTGTTCTTCCACTCTGACCCCCTGAAGATCGTGCGTGCCTCTGgccagtacatgtatgatgaagcGGGACAGGAGTACCTAGATTGCATCAATAACGTCTGTCATGGTATGTCAGAGATCACAAGAATAAAAATTTGACAATTTGCAGTATgcaaggtagaatggggtaattgtagccccggtttatttgtagcccctgcattgttttatgCATGGGGatgtcaatcaatatcataggcaggggctacaattaccccattctaccttattgCCTTTATAAAAGATGTGGTTACTTTTCAAAGACATCTTTTGATCAAAATAAATCGCTAGGTAATCAAGATATTTCTAAGAAAGGAACACTCTTTAGTGATTTTTCCTTTATTACAAAATTGTTATGAACATTTTAACTGTCTTTTTGTCTTCCCCCAGTTGGTCATTGCCACCCTGACGTTGTGAAAGCTGGCACAGATCAGATGGCGTTGCTGAACACGAATAGCCGGTTCCTGCACGATAACATCGTCCTCCTCGCACAAAGACTCGTCACGACCCTGCCTGAAAAATTAAGCGTTTGCTACTTTGTGAATTCTGGGTAAGTGAGGTTTTGATCATTTGAATATTGACAGTGGTTATCACAGCAATGAACCATAATTATTACTGCCATAAGTGATAAATTGCTTGCTTATTTGCTTGAAAAATGatttatataataatgataaaaatgatgatTATAAAAACTATGTATAATATTGGTCTGCTGCTGTTGAAAAAATTCCTTAGCCTTATCTTTTGAAATTCATAAAATGTTGGCCTTCATCCTTAGTGATAGTTTTTTTTACAATAGTTGCACTTGATAGTTTACTGCGATCACATGATACTTTGAAAACGTTTCAAAATTTTAGATGATAAACAATCATGCTGATATTTGTCCCTCTTTCAGATCTGAGGCAAATGACCTTGCCATGCAGCTTGCCCAAAGTTATACCAAGCAGAAAGACGTCATTTCCTTAGAACAGTAAGCAGGCCAGGGCTACAAAGGGTGTGCCATGGGCACGTGTCCCCCCCTTATTAGAGAAAATTCTGTGTAATTGATCAAGAATTAAGGAAACTGATGTAAAAAAACATGTGGGCACTCCGCCCCCTCGATCACTCTGGCGCTCCCTCTTTCTCACACAATTCCTGAATCCACCCCGTGGTAAGTTCATGATATAACTGAAGGTCATGATGTTAGCTTTATGCACCTATTGAGAACAATGAATGTGTCTTCAGAATTCAGATGTTTGTAACTGTACTCTGTCATGGTGAAGGAATTTCTAACCTAAACTTTTGAACTGAGGAGTCGACTGCCTGACGTGAATTATAAATGTGCTCTCCTCTTTCAGTGCGTACCATGGTCATGTCATCTCACTGATCAGCATCAGCCCGTACAAACACAACAGCATACATGGTGAGGGATGCCCCGACTGGGTCCATATCGTAAGTGGCCTAAGCTTTGTAGAAAAAGTTATAATTTGTAGCTAAACTGCTAGTATTAATTGTATCTTTAATGTGGCTGACAATGCTGAAAACTAACTCAAAAGTAGAAATGGAAAGGGTATTTTTCttaatttgtattcacaattttcattaatttattgattgatagaTTGTGCATGGTGTTTACAGGCCAATCACCTATGTCTCCAATGGTATTGGTCTGTCACAGTCTAAATCCTTTCCTTTGACATGTTGTCACCCCTTGAAGCAAAAATTTCAGTTGAGCAATACAGTGTCCTTCCCACACATCAGTCGGCATTGGAGCAACTGAGGCATCAACCAGTCATACTGTACCCGAGTTTCTGAAGGGAACCCTATTTCTGGCCCTTCTGTCCACATGTCTATTAGTATTGACCGAATCTTAAGCTGACTGAAGTAACTTGAATGTCATATGTCTCCAATTATCCAGGCGCCCACTCCAGACACATACCGAGGTAAATTCCGCGACACCGATTATCCAGGCGAGAATCTTGCAACAAGATATGCTAGTGAGGTCAAGTCGTGTGTggagaaaattgaaaaggagGGCCGTGGTGTTTGTGCATTTTATGCCGAGTCACTTCAAAGCTGCGGTGGACAAGTGATACCCCCACAAGGATACTTCCAACAAGTTTACAAGTAAGTTGTAAATTCTGGAATCTGAGAAGTCTGGGTTAGTAAATGGTGCTTTTTAGCCCTCGAAGTCTCTGGATAACTGGCTCTGTTGCTTGTGACGTCGTGTCATGTTATTTGCATTATCGGCTCTTAATGTTGTCACGTTTTTATTCCTACTGCCTCTGAAAAGCTGCATGACTCACTTCACCATCTAAAGGCGATAAGTACTTCCTCATTACTTCGTGAGAAACAAtttaagtgacttgcccaagattGCAAGGCATAAACCCTAACGTACAGTCTACTTTTCCTTATACAGGATCATCCATGATGCTGGAGGAGTGTGCATTGCTGATGAGGTGCAGACCGGGTTCGGCCGTGTTGGTACACATATGTGGGCTTTCCAGGCGAATGACCCTGGTGAGTAGACCTCAGCAAACCCTTTTCTGAGGAATTGGGCTATTATTGTGCAAACTCAGAATGATCGTGTGCTTCAAGGAGCCTTGTAGCTAACTGGGTAAaagttaacactgctggcttaACCAC is drawn from Lineus longissimus chromosome 1, tnLinLong1.2, whole genome shotgun sequence and contains these coding sequences:
- the LOC135487223 gene encoding ethanolamine-phosphate phospho-lyase-like, which codes for MEKLPKKHTVDLRKKHIGSNTQLFFHSDPLKIVRASGQYMYDEAGQEYLDCINNVCHVGHCHPDVVKAGTDQMALLNTNSRFLHDNIVLLAQRLVTTLPEKLSVCYFVNSGSEANDLAMQLAQSYTKQKDVISLEHAYHGHVISLISISPYKHNSIHGEGCPDWVHIAPTPDTYRGKFRDTDYPGENLATRYASEVKSCVEKIEKEGRGVCAFYAESLQSCGGQVIPPQGYFQQVYKIIHDAGGVCIADEVQTGFGRVGTHMWAFQANDPDLVPDIVTMGKPMGNGHPLAAVITTREVASAFQLEYFNTYGGNPVSCAIGLAVLDVIEKESLMKNAIKVGDYLYGKFNGLMKKHEIIGDIRGIGMFLGIDLVVDRHTREPATAAAKEAIYRLKEEHVLFSADGPHSNVLKFKPPMCFTMENADFLVEKLDRILGKICQDKKEKRLVNLEKRKLEIRSHPTEPKRIRLES